The following coding sequences are from one Bifidobacterium sp. window:
- a CDS encoding ATP-binding protein produces MHDDDYTAKMTELIELMRIIGNDTQLCEVKESKRKLSSSITDTLSAFSNGSGGYIILGLSEKAGFTPVEGFNARSMQEALSQACEKMTPVVRPTIMTCPFEGSNLVFAQIDEMLPRDKPCFVTTLGAYSGSFIRTGDGDRRMTGYEVERLMEEHAQPAYDAEMVQDATIDDLNPALVHGLLERQREAHPNVFKGHGDSEMLRELRILALDSADEHDDEDIDPTFSQLRPTLGALLALGRYPQQFYPRLNVTIAVFPGTSRAEVFAQGGHLVAAESITGPIPVMIDDAVESLMTWTAGPTGTDSSSEGTHPPDYPRSVLREAIANALMHRDYSPHARGTQVRVNVFTNRIEVINPGGLYGTVTHNTLVNPISPSTRNQFLVAILEATPYPDGGYVIENGGSGYQQIEAALRIQGMEPADIEHTIDSFKLTINHRRAFDDMTDKNYAQRIVKLLEERPSASVRDIMLELHLSPIAVATGLRALLNKGLVESINEQPRPQKQYRLLR; encoded by the coding sequence ATGCATGACGATGATTACACCGCAAAAATGACTGAGCTAATTGAGCTTATGCGCATTATCGGCAACGATACGCAACTGTGCGAAGTTAAAGAGAGCAAACGCAAACTCTCGAGTAGCATCACTGATACCTTGTCAGCATTTTCGAATGGCTCTGGTGGATATATCATTTTAGGTCTCTCCGAAAAAGCTGGTTTCACACCAGTTGAAGGCTTTAACGCTCGTTCTATGCAGGAAGCCTTAAGCCAGGCTTGCGAAAAAATGACACCAGTGGTGAGACCGACGATTATGACATGCCCATTTGAGGGCAGCAATTTGGTATTCGCTCAAATTGACGAAATGCTTCCACGTGACAAACCTTGCTTCGTCACCACTCTCGGAGCATACAGCGGATCATTCATCCGAACCGGAGACGGCGACCGTAGAATGACCGGATATGAAGTCGAAAGACTCATGGAAGAGCATGCCCAACCTGCCTATGACGCAGAAATGGTTCAAGATGCAACCATTGACGACTTGAACCCTGCATTAGTACATGGGTTGTTGGAACGACAACGTGAGGCTCACCCTAATGTATTCAAAGGGCACGGCGATAGTGAGATGCTTCGCGAATTGAGAATTTTGGCACTTGACAGTGCGGACGAACACGATGATGAAGATATAGACCCCACTTTCTCGCAGCTACGACCAACGCTGGGAGCTTTGCTTGCTCTTGGCAGATATCCGCAACAGTTTTATCCAAGACTTAATGTGACGATTGCTGTTTTTCCAGGCACTAGTCGAGCGGAAGTATTTGCTCAGGGAGGACACCTAGTAGCCGCAGAAAGTATCACTGGTCCAATCCCCGTGATGATTGATGATGCTGTTGAATCCTTGATGACATGGACAGCTGGCCCAACAGGTACTGACTCTAGCTCGGAAGGAACACACCCTCCTGATTATCCGAGGTCAGTGCTTCGGGAAGCGATTGCCAATGCACTGATGCATAGAGATTACTCGCCACATGCCCGCGGGACACAAGTGCGGGTCAATGTATTTACCAACAGAATTGAGGTCATTAATCCGGGTGGTTTATACGGCACGGTCACGCATAACACTTTGGTGAATCCCATATCGCCTTCGACCAGGAATCAATTTCTCGTCGCCATACTTGAGGCAACACCATATCCAGACGGTGGGTATGTCATTGAAAATGGCGGTTCTGGTTACCAACAAATTGAGGCAGCTCTGCGCATACAAGGCATGGAGCCGGCGGATATTGAGCACACCATTGACAGCTTCAAATTGACAATAAATCATCGCCGAGCCTTTGACGACATGACTGATAAGAATTATGCACAACGGATTGTCAAACTACTGGAAGAACGACCATCAGCTAGTGTCAGAGACATTATGCTCGAGCTGCATCTATCACCGATTGCTGTAGCGACAGGTCTTCGAGCTCTTCTCAACAAGGGTCTTGTAGAGTCAATCAACGAGCAACCACGGCCACAGAAGCAATATCGTCTGCTGCGTTGA
- the efp gene encoding elongation factor P, whose translation MAQTTNEIKNGSVLNLEGKLWTVIKFQHVKPGKGPAFVRTTMKDVLSGKIVDKTFNAGMKVEFETVDNRTMQYSYRDDGSFVFMDMTNFEQVNIPENLIGDQERFLLEGTDCIISFHDGNPLSVELPASVTLVVSHTEPGLQGNRSNAGTKPATVETGAEIQVPLFINEGEHIKVDTRDGSYLGREN comes from the coding sequence GTGGCGCAAACTACTAATGAAATTAAGAATGGTTCAGTCCTCAACCTTGAAGGCAAACTGTGGACGGTTATTAAGTTCCAGCATGTTAAGCCTGGCAAAGGCCCTGCCTTCGTGCGTACCACGATGAAGGATGTACTGAGCGGCAAGATTGTTGATAAGACTTTCAATGCTGGTATGAAGGTCGAGTTTGAGACAGTAGACAATCGCACGATGCAATACTCATACCGTGATGACGGCAGCTTCGTGTTTATGGATATGACCAATTTTGAGCAGGTGAATATCCCTGAGAACTTGATTGGCGACCAGGAGAGATTCCTGCTCGAAGGTACTGATTGCATTATCAGCTTCCATGACGGCAATCCGTTGTCTGTTGAGTTACCTGCATCGGTGACTTTGGTGGTGTCTCACACTGAGCCTGGGCTACAAGGTAATAGGTCAAATGCAGGAACCAAGCCAGCTACGGTTGAAACTGGTGCAGAAATTCAGGTCCCATTGTTCATCAACGAGGGAGAACACATCAAGGTTGATACCCGTGATGGTTCATATCTCGGTAGAGAGAACTGA
- the fusA gene encoding elongation factor G encodes MAQDVLTDLTKVRNIGIMAHIDAGKTTTTERILYYTGVNYKIGEVHDGAATMDWMAQEQERGITITSAATTCFWNRQTHDTKDKYQINIIDTPGHVDFTAEVERSLRVLDGAVAVFDGKEGVEPQSETVWRQADKYGVPRICFINKMDKLGANFYYSVDTIKEKLGAKPIVMQLPIGAENDFHGVVDLVRMVAYYWEDEADLGAKYQTIEIPEDLKEKAEQYRSELLDAVAESDDALLEKYLGGEEITEDEIRGAIRKLTVTKEAYPVFCGSAFKDKGVQPMLDAVVDYLPSPEDVPAIDGYKPGDESVEIERHPDADEPFSALAFKIATHPFYGKLIYVRVYSGQVKQGDNVLDSTKGKKERIGKLFQMHSNKENPVEAAIAGNIYAFVGLKNVTTGDTLCDEKEPVVLESMSFPDPVIEVAVEPKTKADQEKMGIALQKLSEEDPTFQVKTDEESGQTLISGMGELQLDILVDRMRREFNVECNVGKPQVAYRETIRKAVMNQEYTHKKQTGGSGQFAKVLMNFEPLETTEGETYEFENKVTGGHITKEFIPSIDSGVQEAMESGILAGFPVVGVKATVTDGQTHDVDSSEMAFKIAGSMCFKEAAHKARPVILEPIMAVEVRTPEEYMGEVMGDLNSRRGSIQSMTDATGVKVIDAKVPLSEMFGYIGDLRSKTQGRAMFTMQMDSYAEVPKAVSEEIIKAQRGE; translated from the coding sequence ATGGCACAAGACGTGCTCACTGACCTCACGAAGGTCCGTAACATCGGCATCATGGCCCACATTGATGCCGGCAAAACAACAACGACCGAGCGAATCCTGTATTACACCGGCGTCAACTATAAAATCGGTGAGGTGCATGACGGCGCCGCAACGATGGATTGGATGGCACAGGAGCAGGAGCGAGGTATCACTATTACCTCGGCTGCAACTACGTGCTTCTGGAATCGCCAGACTCACGACACCAAAGATAAGTACCAGATCAACATCATTGATACCCCAGGGCACGTCGATTTCACCGCTGAGGTGGAGCGTTCTCTGCGTGTACTCGACGGTGCTGTTGCCGTATTCGACGGCAAGGAGGGCGTTGAGCCCCAGTCCGAGACGGTGTGGCGTCAGGCTGATAAGTATGGCGTTCCGCGTATCTGCTTCATTAACAAGATGGACAAGCTGGGCGCAAACTTCTACTACTCGGTAGACACCATCAAGGAGAAGCTTGGAGCCAAGCCAATCGTGATGCAGCTGCCTATCGGTGCTGAGAACGACTTCCATGGTGTCGTCGATTTGGTTCGTATGGTTGCTTACTACTGGGAAGACGAAGCTGATCTCGGTGCTAAATACCAGACCATTGAGATCCCTGAGGATCTCAAGGAAAAGGCTGAGCAGTATCGTTCTGAATTGTTAGACGCAGTCGCAGAATCCGATGATGCACTTCTCGAGAAGTATCTCGGTGGCGAGGAAATCACCGAGGACGAAATCCGCGGTGCAATCCGTAAGCTCACTGTTACCAAGGAAGCATATCCGGTATTCTGCGGATCGGCATTCAAAGATAAGGGTGTTCAGCCAATGCTGGATGCTGTTGTTGATTATTTGCCGTCTCCTGAGGATGTTCCTGCAATCGATGGGTACAAGCCCGGTGATGAGAGCGTGGAAATTGAGCGTCATCCTGATGCTGACGAACCATTCTCAGCTCTAGCATTCAAGATTGCTACCCACCCCTTCTATGGCAAGCTCATCTACGTGCGTGTCTACTCTGGTCAGGTCAAGCAGGGCGACAACGTCCTCGACTCAACTAAGGGCAAGAAGGAGCGCATCGGTAAGCTTTTCCAGATGCATTCCAACAAGGAAAACCCTGTAGAAGCAGCCATCGCAGGCAATATTTATGCTTTCGTTGGTCTCAAGAACGTCACTACAGGCGATACCCTGTGCGATGAAAAAGAGCCTGTAGTTCTGGAATCCATGAGCTTCCCCGATCCTGTGATTGAGGTTGCAGTGGAGCCTAAGACCAAGGCCGATCAGGAGAAGATGGGTATTGCTCTGCAGAAACTTTCTGAAGAGGATCCAACCTTCCAGGTCAAGACGGATGAAGAATCCGGACAGACCCTGATCTCCGGTATGGGTGAGCTTCAGCTCGACATCTTGGTAGACCGTATGCGTCGTGAGTTCAACGTTGAATGCAACGTTGGCAAGCCGCAGGTAGCATACCGCGAAACCATTCGCAAGGCTGTAATGAACCAGGAGTACACACACAAGAAGCAGACCGGTGGTTCAGGCCAGTTTGCAAAGGTGCTGATGAACTTCGAGCCTCTTGAAACCACGGAGGGTGAAACCTACGAGTTCGAGAACAAGGTCACTGGCGGACACATCACCAAGGAATTTATTCCTTCCATTGATTCTGGTGTGCAGGAAGCTATGGAGTCCGGTATTCTTGCAGGATTCCCTGTAGTCGGCGTTAAAGCCACCGTTACTGATGGTCAGACTCACGATGTCGATTCTTCCGAAATGGCCTTCAAGATCGCAGGTTCCATGTGCTTCAAGGAAGCTGCTCACAAGGCTCGTCCTGTGATTCTTGAACCTATTATGGCGGTTGAAGTACGTACCCCAGAAGAGTACATGGGCGAAGTGATGGGCGACCTGAATTCACGTCGTGGCAGCATTCAGTCCATGACCGACGCTACTGGTGTCAAGGTTATTGACGCCAAGGTGCCGCTTTCTGAAATGTTTGGTTACATTGGCGATCTGCGTTCCAAGACGCAGGGACGTGCAATGTTTACCATGCAGATGGACTCGTATGCAGAGGTGCCAAAGGCGGTCTCCGAGGAGATCATCAAGGCCCAGCGCGGCGAGTAA
- a CDS encoding SDR family oxidoreductase has translation MNDTNSENMAQNSTVIDNAVVDNALVNKIVPNNKVADSAVPKVAGISNRVWVITGASSGFGLALTRAALNAGERVLGTGRDMSKFADLQESFGNCFIAVQHDVRDTDAVHKVIDRAVADFGRIDVLVNNAGVGQVGTAEEVTDAQLKDMLAQHLFGPAALVRAALPYMRKAGSGSIVQMSSQGGRGSFPAVGSYSAGKFALEGWSEALAAEVKVFGIKVLIVEPSRFRTEFNSSDVLLKADENAEYDSVVADIRADMLGSDGKQEGDPDRAATVIRRVINDQDAPLRLPLGAEAVRNLKRIYGDNLASAERWAELSQSADFPGIAPSSRPGR, from the coding sequence ATGAATGATACAAACTCAGAAAATATGGCTCAGAACAGCACTGTTATAGATAACGCTGTTGTAGATAACGCACTCGTAAACAAAATCGTGCCAAATAACAAAGTTGCAGACAGTGCTGTACCGAAAGTCGCCGGCATCAGCAACCGAGTATGGGTGATTACCGGAGCCTCATCAGGATTCGGCCTTGCACTGACTCGAGCGGCTCTTAACGCAGGGGAACGGGTGCTTGGCACCGGAAGAGATATGTCAAAATTTGCTGATTTGCAAGAATCCTTTGGTAATTGCTTCATTGCAGTACAGCATGATGTGCGTGATACGGATGCCGTCCATAAGGTAATCGACAGAGCTGTAGCTGATTTCGGGCGTATTGATGTACTGGTCAATAATGCGGGAGTGGGGCAAGTGGGAACGGCGGAGGAGGTTACCGACGCCCAATTGAAAGATATGCTCGCCCAGCATTTGTTTGGACCAGCTGCGTTAGTGAGAGCAGCACTGCCGTATATGCGTAAAGCGGGCTCCGGTTCTATTGTGCAGATGAGCAGTCAGGGAGGTCGAGGGTCATTTCCTGCTGTTGGGAGCTATTCTGCTGGGAAATTTGCCTTGGAAGGGTGGTCAGAGGCGCTCGCTGCTGAAGTAAAAGTTTTTGGCATCAAGGTGCTGATCGTCGAGCCCAGTAGATTCCGCACTGAATTTAACAGCAGTGATGTATTGCTCAAAGCCGACGAAAATGCTGAATATGACTCAGTGGTGGCTGATATCCGTGCTGATATGTTGGGTTCTGACGGCAAACAAGAGGGGGATCCTGACCGTGCGGCAACAGTGATTCGTCGTGTGATTAATGATCAAGATGCTCCGCTGAGATTGCCGCTCGGGGCAGAGGCTGTGCGAAACCTGAAGCGCATATACGGCGACAACCTTGCTTCGGCCGAACGATGGGCAGAGCTTTCACAGTCGGCGGATTTCCCGGGCATCGCGCCCTCAAGCCGGCCGGGCAGATAG
- a CDS encoding flavin reductase family protein, whose amino-acid sequence MTKQASLSVDTSAANISSAVPDFAHIDITPGMLYYGSTVVLLSSLNPDGSTNIAPMSSTWALGNTIVLGMGIGSRTAENLMQRGEAVLNLAGPELWEQVERLGDMTGGERSQQQHGHGSIPTRDKFIAVGLTPEPAAMVSCDRVAECKLQIEVKVKHCEPDADNGFVIAQTQVLRVHADPAIVVQGTSHVDPRVWKPLIYNFRHYHTLAAQVGESGITETPTQI is encoded by the coding sequence ATGACCAAACAAGCAAGTCTTTCCGTAGATACATCAGCCGCCAATATTTCAAGCGCAGTACCGGATTTCGCGCATATCGACATCACGCCGGGAATGCTGTATTACGGCAGCACAGTCGTTTTGCTGAGCAGCCTCAATCCAGACGGTTCTACAAATATTGCTCCTATGAGCAGTACTTGGGCCCTTGGCAACACTATTGTTCTCGGCATGGGGATTGGAAGCCGCACGGCTGAGAACCTGATGCAGCGTGGCGAAGCGGTGCTGAATCTGGCTGGACCTGAACTCTGGGAGCAGGTAGAGCGTCTCGGTGACATGACAGGAGGAGAGCGTTCTCAACAGCAACATGGACATGGCAGCATACCCACACGGGATAAATTCATCGCTGTTGGACTGACTCCTGAGCCTGCGGCAATGGTCTCGTGTGATCGCGTCGCAGAGTGCAAACTTCAAATTGAGGTAAAAGTGAAACATTGTGAACCGGACGCAGACAACGGTTTCGTGATTGCCCAGACACAGGTGCTGCGCGTGCATGCCGATCCCGCAATCGTCGTCCAGGGGACTTCGCACGTTGATCCACGTGTATGGAAACCTTTAATCTATAACTTCCGGCACTACCACACCTTGGCGGCTCAAGTAGGGGAGAGTGGCATCACTGAAACGCCTACCCAAATTTAG
- the rpsG gene encoding 30S ribosomal protein S7, giving the protein MSRKGPAKKHQLLPDPIYGSTVVAQLINKILLDGKKSIAEDIVYTALDQVKEKTEQEPVAVLKRALDNIRPSLEVRSRRVGGATYQVPVEVKPVRANTLSLRWLTDFSRARREKTMAERLANEILDASNGLGASVKRREDTHKMAEANKAFAHYRW; this is encoded by the coding sequence ATGTCACGCAAAGGACCCGCTAAGAAGCACCAGCTCCTGCCCGATCCAATCTACGGTTCGACGGTAGTGGCGCAGCTCATCAACAAGATTCTGCTCGACGGCAAGAAGTCAATCGCAGAGGACATCGTGTACACCGCGCTGGATCAGGTCAAAGAAAAGACCGAACAAGAGCCAGTAGCAGTACTTAAGCGTGCTCTGGACAACATTCGTCCAAGCCTCGAGGTTCGTTCACGCCGCGTTGGCGGAGCGACCTACCAGGTGCCGGTCGAGGTTAAGCCAGTTCGTGCCAACACTCTTTCACTTCGCTGGCTGACTGATTTCAGCCGTGCACGCCGTGAGAAGACCATGGCCGAGCGTCTCGCCAACGAGATCCTCGATGCATCCAACGGTTTGGGTGCGTCAGTGAAACGTCGTGAGGATACTCATAAGATGGCAGAGGCCAACAAGGCCTTCGCACATTACCGCTGGTAA
- a CDS encoding DUF488 domain-containing protein — MNISSRSLRSSQNHSILRIKRVYEQADESDGYRVLVDRLWPRGISKQRAALDEWMKQIAPSPDLRKWWNHDPERMDEFSQRYCAELDNNPAVEDLSDMVKHHPTVTLIYAAKDTNINHAAVLRDYILDHLASESY, encoded by the coding sequence ATGAATATATCATCACGTTCATTACGTTCATCACAGAATCATTCGATACTCCGTATCAAACGTGTATATGAACAAGCAGATGAATCCGATGGGTACAGAGTTTTGGTGGATAGGCTTTGGCCACGAGGCATTTCCAAGCAGCGCGCTGCCCTGGATGAGTGGATGAAACAGATTGCTCCAAGCCCCGATTTGCGTAAGTGGTGGAATCACGATCCAGAGCGAATGGATGAGTTTTCTCAACGCTACTGTGCTGAACTTGATAATAATCCAGCTGTGGAAGATCTTAGTGACATGGTGAAACACCATCCTACCGTTACGCTGATTTATGCAGCGAAAGACACCAACATTAATCATGCCGCAGTGTTACGAGACTATATACTCGATCACCTTGCTAGTGAGAGTTACTAA
- a CDS encoding ArsR/SmtB family transcription factor, with protein sequence MASVLADATRAKVCVALMDGCAWTAGELARHTQTSPQAMSSCLMRLEDAQIISRIRQGRHQYVQLSDERTAKVIEFLGSMVEPRQEKPIGYRQVRADQRLRYARSCYNHIAGHLGVDIAQSMQGQHLINIEDGSIRLTDDGLHWFAHKGIALPESRTAPRIKACLDWTERHFHIGGSAGSALLSYLLDHQLIVKATPKRALHVTEKGTQWFADELNLQIVNPTSKQ encoded by the coding sequence ATGGCATCAGTACTAGCCGACGCCACAAGAGCCAAAGTCTGTGTGGCCCTGATGGATGGTTGCGCTTGGACCGCTGGAGAACTGGCACGTCACACCCAAACCAGTCCTCAAGCGATGAGTTCATGCCTTATGCGTTTGGAGGATGCTCAAATCATCTCGCGCATACGGCAGGGCAGACATCAATACGTGCAGCTTTCGGATGAACGCACCGCAAAAGTCATCGAATTTCTCGGTTCCATGGTGGAGCCACGTCAAGAAAAGCCCATTGGATATCGACAGGTCCGTGCCGATCAAAGGTTGCGCTATGCACGCAGCTGCTACAACCACATTGCCGGTCATCTTGGGGTTGACATCGCGCAGTCAATGCAAGGACAACATCTCATCAATATTGAGGATGGCTCCATCCGCTTGACGGATGATGGTCTGCACTGGTTTGCGCATAAGGGCATCGCACTTCCCGAGTCACGCACAGCTCCAAGAATCAAAGCTTGTCTGGACTGGACGGAGCGGCATTTTCATATTGGTGGAAGTGCCGGAAGTGCACTACTCTCGTATCTGTTAGACCATCAACTGATAGTGAAGGCTACTCCCAAGCGGGCATTGCACGTCACTGAAAAAGGGACACAATGGTTTGCGGACGAGCTAAATCTCCAGATTGTGAATCCCACCAGCAAGCAGTAA
- the rpsL gene encoding 30S ribosomal protein S12 gives MPTIEQLVRKGRSAKPRKSKTLALKGSPLRRGVCTRVYTTTPKKPNSALRKVARVRLSSGVEVTAYIPGEGHNLQEHSIVLVRGGRVKDLPGVRYHIVRGALDTQGVKDRKQGRSLYGAKKAK, from the coding sequence TTGCCTACGATTGAACAGCTCGTCCGCAAGGGACGTTCCGCCAAGCCTCGCAAGTCGAAGACTTTGGCGCTTAAGGGAAGCCCGCTGCGCCGCGGCGTGTGCACCCGTGTTTACACCACAACCCCGAAGAAGCCGAACTCGGCATTGCGTAAGGTCGCCCGTGTGCGCCTGAGCTCCGGTGTTGAAGTTACCGCCTACATCCCCGGCGAAGGACACAACCTGCAGGAGCACTCCATCGTGCTTGTGCGCGGTGGCCGTGTCAAGGATCTTCCTGGTGTTCGTTACCACATCGTTCGTGGTGCACTGGATACCCAGGGAGTTAAGGATCGCAAACAGGGACGTTCCCTGTACGGAGCAAAGAAGGCGAAGTAA
- a CDS encoding MerR family transcriptional regulator, with the protein MATEALVRRLMDCAEGNPDSSTVEVLRELMNDSTIESSASPLSIAQAAKLLNTSVYTLRYYEQQSLVHPDRNASGYREYSAFALRRLVFISRMRVSGMTMGDLKRYIALVEQGDATIEQRRQLMIEQRSRIQRQINELSLALEVTDYKIETYHAVLGSQQANK; encoded by the coding sequence ATGGCGACTGAGGCACTCGTAAGGCGATTGATGGATTGCGCCGAAGGAAATCCGGACTCATCCACTGTGGAGGTGCTTCGTGAGTTGATGAATGATTCGACCATCGAATCATCCGCATCACCGTTGAGCATAGCGCAGGCGGCAAAGCTACTGAACACATCCGTGTACACATTGCGCTACTACGAGCAGCAAAGTCTGGTGCATCCAGACCGCAATGCCAGCGGATACCGTGAATATTCAGCCTTCGCATTGCGTAGGCTGGTGTTTATCTCGCGCATGCGGGTCTCTGGGATGACTATGGGCGATTTGAAGCGTTATATAGCACTGGTCGAGCAGGGCGATGCCACGATTGAGCAGCGCCGGCAGCTCATGATTGAACAACGAAGCCGCATTCAGCGCCAAATCAACGAACTGTCTTTGGCGCTCGAGGTCACCGACTACAAAATAGAGACCTATCATGCAGTGTTGGGCAGTCAGCAAGCCAACAAATAA
- a CDS encoding YihY/virulence factor BrkB family protein gives MGLIREKIERAIDWWKHSLLGRVLERYGNHNGSILAGGLAFGLLFAFFAGIWTLFSAFGLFFSNNTAFRDTLIEALGRIVPGLISSSGSGIISQSTLNGIATTFTITGVITFVTFFWKIISWLGSLRSAVQTVVEKQDEDVNAVKSKGLDAAAVLLVAVLFVLTGVATGISGGAMRMILNVLGISSDFWGFSALIDVAGLAVTFVLNVCLLLVLLIMVSQIHARRPVIITSVVGAIALSIIQMLGARLITGASSNPLLAPFAAIIGVLLWFNLIAQVLMYAAALLGELLLTVDAKTTSTIDRSGGIQIADRGGDTAHGPSAESVAIASGKADV, from the coding sequence ATGGGATTAATACGAGAGAAGATAGAAAGAGCTATCGATTGGTGGAAACACTCTCTGCTGGGTCGTGTACTAGAACGATATGGCAACCACAATGGCTCGATTCTTGCGGGTGGTTTAGCTTTCGGGCTGTTGTTTGCCTTCTTTGCTGGGATATGGACACTGTTCAGTGCTTTCGGACTATTTTTCTCTAACAACACAGCCTTTCGTGACACTCTCATTGAAGCTTTGGGACGAATTGTTCCTGGACTGATAAGTAGCTCAGGCAGTGGCATCATTTCGCAATCGACGTTGAATGGTATTGCAACAACCTTCACCATCACCGGTGTGATTACTTTTGTGACCTTCTTTTGGAAAATCATTTCATGGCTGGGATCCTTGCGCAGCGCTGTGCAAACGGTGGTGGAAAAACAAGACGAGGATGTGAATGCAGTCAAATCCAAAGGTTTGGATGCTGCAGCGGTACTGCTGGTGGCCGTATTATTCGTGTTAACTGGTGTTGCCACAGGTATCTCGGGTGGAGCCATGCGAATGATCCTCAACGTTCTTGGCATTTCCAGTGATTTCTGGGGGTTTTCAGCCTTGATTGATGTGGCTGGTCTAGCTGTGACTTTTGTACTGAATGTGTGCTTACTGTTGGTGCTTCTCATTATGGTGTCGCAGATTCATGCACGAAGGCCCGTCATTATCACCTCTGTGGTTGGCGCAATTGCCTTGTCTATTATTCAGATGTTAGGGGCGCGACTGATTACTGGTGCTTCATCGAACCCTTTACTGGCACCGTTTGCGGCGATTATTGGCGTGCTGTTGTGGTTTAACTTGATTGCTCAGGTGTTGATGTATGCCGCGGCACTTCTTGGCGAATTGCTGCTTACCGTGGATGCCAAGACTACCTCAACGATAGATAGGTCTGGCGGTATTCAGATTGCAGACAGAGGAGGCGATACTGCTCATGGACCGTCCGCTGAATCAGTAGCGATAGCATCAGGTAAAGCAGACGTCTAG
- the tuf gene encoding elongation factor Tu, producing the protein MAKEKYERTKPHVNIGTIGHVDHGKTTLTAAISKVLHQQYPDLNPEYDFDQIDSAPEEKERGITINIAHIEYQTEKRHYAHVDAPGHADYVKNMITGAAQMDGAILVVAATDGPMAQTREHVLLAKQVGVPKILVALNKCDMVDDEELIELVEEEVRDLLDENGFDRDCPVIRTSAYGALHDDAPDHDKWVKTVQDLMEAVDDYIPTPVHDLDKPFLMPIEDVFTISGRGTVVTGRVERGKLAVNTNVEIVGLRDTQTTTCTSIETFHKQMDEAEAGDNTGLLLRGINREQVERGQVVAAPKSVTPHKKFEGEVYVLTKDEGGRHSPFFSNYRPQFYFRTTDVTGVIALPEGIEMVQPGDHATFTVELIQPIAMEEGLTFAVREGGHTVGSGRVTKVLE; encoded by the coding sequence ATGGCAAAGGAAAAGTACGAACGTACTAAGCCGCACGTTAACATCGGTACCATTGGCCACGTCGATCACGGTAAGACGACCCTGACGGCTGCCATCTCCAAGGTTCTGCACCAGCAGTATCCAGATCTGAACCCTGAGTACGACTTCGACCAGATCGATTCGGCTCCAGAGGAGAAAGAGCGCGGTATTACCATCAACATCGCGCACATTGAGTACCAGACCGAAAAGCGTCATTACGCTCACGTCGATGCTCCTGGCCACGCTGATTACGTCAAGAACATGATCACCGGTGCTGCTCAGATGGACGGCGCAATCCTCGTGGTTGCCGCAACTGATGGCCCAATGGCTCAGACCCGCGAGCACGTATTGCTTGCCAAGCAGGTTGGCGTCCCGAAGATTCTTGTTGCACTCAACAAGTGCGATATGGTCGACGACGAAGAGCTCATTGAGCTCGTCGAAGAAGAGGTTCGCGACCTTCTGGACGAGAACGGTTTCGACCGCGACTGCCCAGTCATCCGTACTTCTGCTTACGGTGCACTGCATGATGATGCTCCTGATCACGATAAGTGGGTCAAGACCGTTCAAGACCTCATGGAGGCCGTTGACGATTACATTCCAACTCCTGTTCACGATCTGGACAAGCCATTCTTGATGCCTATCGAAGATGTATTCACCATCTCCGGTCGTGGCACCGTGGTGACCGGTCGTGTGGAGCGCGGTAAGCTCGCAGTGAACACCAACGTTGAAATCGTTGGTCTCCGCGATACTCAGACCACCACTTGCACCTCAATCGAGACCTTCCACAAGCAGATGGATGAAGCCGAAGCTGGCGACAACACCGGTCTGTTGCTCCGCGGTATCAACCGCGAGCAGGTCGAGCGTGGCCAGGTTGTGGCAGCTCCTAAGTCCGTTACCCCTCACAAGAAGTTCGAGGGAGAGGTCTACGTGCTGACCAAGGATGAGGGTGGCCGTCATTCGCCATTCTTCTCCAACTACCGTCCACAGTTCTACTTCCGCACCACCGATGTGACTGGCGTCATTGCACTGCCAGAAGGCATCGAAATGGTTCAGCCTGGCGACCACGCCACCTTCACCGTTGAGCTGATTCAGCCTATCGCTATGGAGGAAGGTCTGACCTTCGCCGTGCGTGAGGGTGGACACACCGTCGGCTCAGGCCGTGTCACCAAGGTTCTCGAGTAG